The Polaribacter sp. HaHaR_3_91 genomic sequence AGTAAAACCATTGTTGTCAAAATCGGTGGAAGCTCCACTTAAAGTTGTCTTATTTTCTTTCTTAGGAAGTCCTACTTCTTCTGATATAGAAATAAATTTCCCTTCCTTATAACTAAAAATTTCATCTTGCTGATTGTATCCTCCTCCTAAAAATAATTCATCAACACCATCATTATCAATATCAATTAATACAGATGCGGTAACAGGTAAAGATTCAGTTCCGTTAAATTGATGTGTAAAATCGATGGGAATTTCCTTGAATGTAGGAATTAAATTGTCTGCTATTGCATTGTTGTATGGATTATTTCTATCAGTGCTAAATTTAACAGCTACAATAATTACTAATAATACTATTAGTGTTAATATAATCCCTGCAATTCTTTTTATTATTTTCATATTGATAATTGGTTGATTTTTTTGAGTTGATATAATGATAAACTAAATACAATAAAATGAACAACATTCATTGCTATTGGTGCTATGTATTTTCCTATTTGTGGAGAAATAAAGTACAATGTAAATACAGAAATTAATAAAACGATAGGGTTAAAAATAGCCATCCATTTCTTATAATAGGTTCCTCCTTTTAGTATTGTAATACTAAAAAATACAGAAAGTAAAAGAATGATTACTCTTAATATCTGAACAAGAGATTCACTAATTAAGGTGTAATTGTCTAATATTTCTTGATAAATATTAGTATCAATATCATTTTGAAGATGAACAATTGTTCCTAAAAAAGCTCTAGAAGTAATCCAAAAACCGCCGATTGTAAAAGCTAAAATACCTAATCCAAAAACGATAGAAGCTAGTTTTTTATTCCCTTTTTCTAGCATTTTATAAATATGATAATAGCCTAAAAAATAAAAAGGAACACCAAGTACAGCTAAAAAATGCCCTGTTATCAAACTATTTTTTTGTACAAATTGGAAAAACTGATAGTTGTCTGCATTACCAATAATATGTGGACTAAAATGAAGAAGAAACTCTCCAATACCAACAAGAACACTTCCTAATATTCCAAGAATTCCTGTTATAAATATTTTATTTTTATCTAATAGCATTTATTTCACGTAATTTTTAATTCTATAACTTACCTCGTTAGGATAGTAATTTAAGGTTTTTTTCTTTAATACATATTGAATATCAATTGTATCCGTACAATTTTGCTATTTTATTCGAATATTTCTTTGATATAGTCATCTGTCGATCAAGTTGACAATAACTAACAAAATAATCTTAACATTATTTTAAGAAGGTGGTGAAGCAGACTGTTTTTGTGTTATAAAGTGCAACTTACTGTAATGTTTAATTTTTTACATTGATAAGAATGGTAGTCTTCAATACCTATTCAACCACCATTTTAGAGTACTTTTAGTTTGAAAACTTCCTTTATCTAATTCTTTCAGCATGGTAGTCATTTTTTTTTGGTCTTGTAACCATTTTCCGAATGCTTCTTTTCCTCCTTTACGTTTACAATATCCGCAGCCCCATTGCTCGTTAGAGGTTACAATTTGTATAAAATGATTTCCTCTAGAAGGGCAATTTGCAACCCAACTATTTTTATTAAAACCAGAAGGGATTGGGTTTAATTGGTGTTGTTTTAATAATGAAATTAATGGTGTAATTTTTTGAGTGACTTTTTCTTTTTCAGTTGATTTTGATTTTTTTATATCAACTATAATTTGCTGAAACTCTTGTTGAGTAAAAATAACACTGTCTCTTCATGTAGGGAATCCATCGTAGAGGTAGTTTGACTCAATTAATTGATGAACAGTGAATATATAAGTAACCCTTTATTTGAAAATGATGGAACTCCGCAAGAATTAAAATCAGGAGAAGAGTTTTCAGATTTAAAGATTATAATTTTTTCTGTTGAAGATAAACCTTATAAAATTCAGCATTTATATAAGAATATAAAGGTAGATGGCTATGTTTGGAAGAATAGAGACGGATTAAAAGAATTAAAGAATGCTATGCATGCAGTTTCTACAACAAATCAGTTTTATATTTCGCCAGAATTAAATACTACGGTTCATCCAAAGAAAGTTCTAGAGATTACCGATTTTGATGTTTTTTTAATAGCATCACTTTCTACGGAATCACTGCAAGAAGAAATAAGTAAAAGCCTGAAAAAAAAAGGGTGTTTTACCTCTAGTGTAAATGCTATAGAAAAAAGATTAAAATTTTTGAAGGAACATTTTAATGCAAGTAATCCTACGCATTTGGTTGCTATTGCTAAAGATTTTGGGTTAGTGTAATTTTTTTTAAAATAAAAAGGTGCTAATTATGGGAACCCGTAAAATTTATATGTTTTATTGGAATATCTTTGAATAGAAATTAGAAAAAGAAACTATTGAAAAGGAAAGAGTGCTCATTACAAGCCTTACGGAAACCCGTGAGGCTTTTTTAAGTCTTTGTTTTAACTCTAGTTTATTAAAAAATAATGCTATTTAGAAATATGTCATTATATAAATAAATTTGTTACAACTTCATTTATTATAATTTTTGTGTATTTTAATATTGTTGGGGGACAGTGTTTTCAGTCATTAAGTTATTTTATTTGAAGTTGTTTTTTTCTATACAATCTTTATAAAGCTTTTTAATTTTAAAACTAATGATCTTTATCATAGTTTATTTTTAAGTATTTTATTTTTTAAAGCACATATTCTACCTTTCAAATTAGTCATTTTTTTTACTTCAATAAAGTAGTATTATTGCTGCTTTTTATTCAAATTATTTGTGCTTTTTTTAGGTTTTAAGGAATAGTGAGGTTGTTTAGAAATAAACAATAAAAGCGTGTTGTTTATTCCTGAAAAGTAGATAAATTTGTACTTTATTTTTTAACTAAGAATGGTTATCAAGTTTAAAAACTTGATATTAAAATGGGAATCTAGTTTAATTCTAGAACTGTCCCGCAGCTGTAAGCTCTAAAGTTGAAATCCGAATAGTCACTTTTCGAAAGAATGGGAAGACCGGGTGGAAGGAGTAAGTCAGAAGACCTGCCATTTTTTTATTAATTCATTAAGCTTTCGAGGATTGAAGCTAGAATTAGGAATCTGCCTATCTAAAATTTTAGATATGTAGCACTTCTCTTATTCTATCCTCGTACGCAAAATTTAAGTATGAGGAATTCTTTTTTACATTCTTTTTGGGGCATATTTTTGATTATAGGGTGCTGTAATTCGAGTTTTTTACATGCCCAAAAAATTGATTCAACAAAGGCAGTTCAGCTTAAAGAAATCTTTTTAGTAACCAATAAAGAGAAACTTAAAAAACACTTTTCACCAGTTACTGTTCAGACTTTAAGTGGGAAAACTTTAAGTCGTTTAAGTAATTCTAGTGTTGCAGATGCAATTCGTTTTTTTGGAGGAGTTCAGTTAAAAGATTATGGCGGAATTGGTGGTATAAAAACCATAAATGTAAGAGGGATGGGCTCGCAACATACCGGTGTTTTTTATGATGGTGTTCAATTAGGTAATGCACAAAACGGACAAATAGATTTAGGGAAATATTCTGTACAAAACATGGAGGCTGTTTCCCTGTATCAAGGGCAGCGTTCAGATTTAGATCAATCTGCAAAATCGTATGCTTCTTCCAATAGTATTTATCTAAAGTCTAAAACACCTCAATTTTCAGAAGGGAAAAATAGTAATACCAATGTCAGTTTAAAAACAGGTTCTTTTGGACTGGTGAATCCTTCTGTAAATTTAGACTTCAAAATTAATGACCACTTAAGTGCACGTCTTAGTACCGAATATCTAAATGCCAACGGTAAATATAAATTTAGATACACCAATGGAAGTTATGATACAATAGCAACGCGTAATAATGCAGATATTGAATCTTTTAGGGCAGAAGCGTCTTTGCATGGCTCGAACGGAATTAAGAATAATTGGAATGTAAAACTATATCATTATGATTCTGAACGAGGATTGCCAGGAGCTATCGTTGCCAATCGTTTTAAGCGTCCTCAACGTTTATGGGATCGAAATAACTTTCTGCAAGGTGCATTTACAAACCATGTAAACGACTTTTATTTTTTTGTGTTAAGAGGTAAATATGCGCATAATTATTCTCGTTATGTAGATCCAGAAATTATAAAAGTGGATGGTGAGTTAGATAACCGATATACACAAGAAGAATATTATCTGTCAATGGTAAATACGTTTCAAGTTTTACCGTTTTGGAAATTATCCTTGGCAACAGATTTACAAAAAAACACGATGGATGCAAATTTGTATCGATTTTCATATCCTAAAAGAATCACGCTTTTATCAGCTTTAGCTGCCGATTTTAACTTTGATAAAATTCACATTCAAGCAAGTTTATTAAGTACAACAGTAGATGAAACGGTACTATATTATGAAGCTGCAGAAGATTTACAAAAGTATTCGCCTACAATTATGATGAATTGGCAACCTTTTAATTCTAATAAATTTAGAATAAGGAGTTTTTATAAAGAAATTTTTAGACAACCCACTTTTAATGATTTGTACTATACGTTTATCGGAAATACTTTTTTAGATCCGGAAGATGCTACTCAGGTAAATCTTGGGTTTTCTTATCAAACTGACTTTAAAAAAACAGCATTTGATGTACAAGCTGATGTGTATAAAATTTGGATACATAACAAAATTGTTGCAGTACCAGGAGCTAATTTATTCCGTTGGTCTATGTTTAATTTAGGTAAAGTAGAAACAACCGGAATAGAAACAAATGTAAAAGCGAGTGGAAGTATAGGTAAAAAATTTAAGTACAATACCAACCTAAGTTATACGTACCAAGAATCTATAGATGTTACTGCTGGCGCTAGTAATTACGGAGATCAAATTCCGTATATACCAGTGCATAGCGGTAGTATAAGTGCTATGATAGATTACAAAAAATTAGAATTTAATTACAGTTTTATTTATACAGGAGAAAGATATAGCCAAAAGGCAAACATCAGTTCTAATTATTTAGATCCGTGGTTTACACACGATTTAAGTTTGGGAAAAACGCTCTTATTTAATCAAAAGAAATTAAAAGTTTTAGTAGCAGTAAACAATGTCTTTAATCAACAATATGCGGTAGTAAAAAACTTCCCGATGCCTGGGAGATCCTATCGTTTTACTTTAAATTTTTTATTATGAACAAAAGAAAATTAAGTGTACAGATTGCATCAGCTTTAGCTGTTGTATTTTTTTTCAATGCATGTAGCAGCAATGAGAATTTTGATGACTCAGTAAATCCAGAAGTTCCCACAGAACCTATTGTAGAATTAAAGGGGTTTTATTTATTGAATGAAGGGAATATGTCTATGAATAAAGCGGCTTTAGATTATATGGATTTTGAGACCGGAATCTACGAAAAAGAAGTTTTTAGAACAGCAAATCCAGAAGAAGTTGGTGGCTTGGGAGATGTTGGTAACGATATGGGGATTTATGGTTCTAAATTATATGTGGTTGTAAATGCATCTAATAAAGTAGAGGTTTTAGATGTAAATACTCGTAAAAAAATTAAGCAAATAAATGTTGATAATTGCAGGTACATTAAGTTTTACAACGGAAAAGCGTATTTAACAACTTACTTAGGTAGTATTGGAGATCCGAATGCTGTAAACGGAAAAATCATGGAAATTGATACTACAAGTCTTAGTGTTACGCGTTCTGTGGATGTAGGTAGACAACCCGAAGAATTGGTGATACATAACGATAAAATCTACGTGGCAAATTCAGGAGGGTATAGTCCGCCAGAGTATGAATCTACAGTTTCTGTAGTTGATATTGCTAGTTTTGAAGAAACAAAACGTATAGAAGTAGACATCAATCTTCATCGTATGCAAATTGATAGTGAAGGGGACATTTATGTTTCTTCTAGAGGAGATTATTATCAAACACCTTCTAAACTTTTTGTAATTGATACAGAGTTAGATGAAGTAAAACAAACGTTTGATTTGGCCGTAAGTAACATGACTATTTTTGATGATATTATGTATATCTACAGCACAGAATTTAGTTATCTAACAGGAGAAAATACAATTTCTTATAACAGGTTAGATACAAAAACAGAAACCATTCTTACTGATTCTTTTATTGCAGATGAAGATAAAGCGCTTATAAAGATTCCTTATGGTATTACGATAAATCCAGAAACTAAAGACATTTTAATTACCGACGCTAAAGATTATGTAACTCCAGGAACATTGTATTGTTTTTCATCTGAAGGTGCTTTTAAGTGGTCTGTAGAAACAGGAGATATTCCTAACAAAGTAGTATTTAAATATTAATAATTATCATTCAATAACCAACTTTTTAAATTAAAATTATGAACAAATTTAGTCAACTTTTAAAACCACGTGTAGTTTTCTTAACCTCTTGCTTTTTAGTAATAATGGCATCGTCTTGTACTTCAGAAATAGACCTTTTTGGTGTTCCTCCTGTAATTGAATTATCAGAAAAAAATAATGATATAGAAATATTAATGGGTGAAACCATTAATTTTTCGGCAATAAAAATGAATGATGCAGAATACACAGAAGAATGGTCTTTAGAAGGTAGTGTTACATCTTCTACAGCTACTTATGATTTTATTCCAGAAAAAACTGGAACTTATACCGTAACGTATAAATCATCTAATAATGCAGGTGTATTTAGAAATGAGTATACTATTGTGGTAAATGCAGTAATCCGTCCTATTACAGAGGAAAGTAATTTGTATGTAACAACTTTACTAGATTATTTACCTGCACCTGGTCAAAGAATTAATAGTTCAATTGGTACTTTAGAAGGAGCTAAAACTCTTGAAGGCAAAAAAGGAATGGTTACTTTAGGAGCATGGGGAGGTACTGTTTCTTATACTTTTGATCATACAGTTATAAATACAGAAGATGCAGCTGATATAATGATGTATGGAAATGCATTTTCTGGTTTTGCAGAACCTGGTGTTGTTTGGGTAATGCAAGATGAAAATGCAAATGGAATTGCAGATGATACTTGGTATGAAATTAAAGGAAGTGCAGATGCTTTAGAAGGAACCATAAAAAACTATAGTGTAACTTACTCTAGACCTAATGAAGATTCAGAAGTTGTAACTTGGACAGATAGTGAAGGAGAAAGTGGTGTTATATCAACAAAATTTTACCCAGAATTTATTACAGAAGATTCTTATACAATTACAGGGACTCTTTTGACAGATAATAATATTGACATGAGCAACCCTAGCTGGATTAAAAGTAACGCTTTTGAATATGGATATGCTGATAATACTCCAGGAGGTGATAAATTAGATATTTCAGACGCTGTTGATAACGAAGGAAATACGGTAAACTTAACAGGAATTGACTTTATTAAAGTTCAAACAGGAATCTTAGCAAATATGGGGTGGTTAGGAGAACTTTCTACAGAGGTAACAGGAATAGCAGATTTAAATATGTTAGACAATTAAATAATTTGTTTTAGTATAGGGTGAATGTTAGTATTCATTTCTATTTTTAATTGAAACCTAAAAACCTCTTCTTAATCATTAAGAAGAGGTTTTTTTTAATTATTATCTTTATTGTGTAATGTATATGAGTGAAAAAATAGAGATAAATATCCACAAGCTTAATGCAAGTATAATAGGTTTTATTCCTGTTGATTTTAAGTCTTTTATAGAGATTGTAGTTCCTACAAGAAACAAGGTTACTACCAAGGTTCTTTTAGAATAAAAAACAATTTCAGAAGTAATTGCTGTAGGAATTAAATGATAACTATTTATAAAAATAGCTACCACAAAAAGTAAAATAAAATAAGGAATTGAAATTTTTTCTCCTTTTGTTTTAAAAATAAACATAGATAAAATAGCCAAAGGTATTATCCAAAGTGTTCTTGATAGTTTTACTGTTGTAGCAATTCTTAGTGCTTCATCTCCATAACTTAAGGCAGCACCCACAACAGAACTAGTGTCATGTATAGCAATAGCACACCACAATCCAAATTGTTCTTGAGATAAATGTAAAAAATGTCCTATAGCAGGGAAAACAAACAAGGCTATAGAATTTAATAAAAAAACAAGACCTAAAGCAATACTTATCGTTTTGCTATTTGCTTTAATTACTGGAGAAATAGCGGCAATGGCACTTCCGCCACAAATAGAAGTTCCTGAGGTAACTAAATGCCCTAGTTTTTTATCTAATTTTAATAACTTGGTAAGTATTAAACCCAAGCTTACAGTTAAAAAGATAGAGAAGAAGGTAAGACTAAAAGCTTGTTTACTTGTTGCTAATGTTTCTTTAAGTAGCATTCCAAAACCCAAACCTACTACCGCTACTTTTAAAAGGATATGAATTGCTTTATAGCTTTTAGATTTAAATGGGCTTTTAAAGATAATAGCAAATACAAAACCAAGTAATAAAGCCGTTGGACTATTCATTGGACTAAATAGTGCAAAAATTATAATTAAGAAAAAGATAATTTTAGGGAATGTCGTTTTCATATCGAGATTTATTTATCGATACAAAACTAAGGACTAAGAATAACTATTAAGCAAACTAATTTATTGTTTAATATAACTAAAAGTTATAGTTGTTTAGTGTGTATTTTTCAAAGTAGCTCATTAGGTTAGATTGATACCCTGTTCTAGAAACAAAATAAAACCATCTATCAATAGAAAAGTCTTTTACATCTATTATTTTAAGCTTGTTATTTGTGAGTTCTTCAGAAATAGCATGAATAGAAATAAAGGCAAAATTATCAGAATTTAAAAGATAATTTTTAATTGCCTCTGTACTGTTTAGTGTTACCACTGTATTTAGTTTTTTAATGTGGTATTTATTTAAATGTTCTACAACTATTTCTTTAGTACCAGAACCTAGTTCACGCATAATAAACGGAATTTTTTGTAAAACTTCTAAACTAATAACTCCTTTCTTAAAAGTGTTGTTTTTAGCATTTGTAACTAACACAATTTCATCTTTCATAAACTTACTAAACTGTAATTTACGATTGGTGTTTTTACCTTCTATAATTCCGAAGTTTAATGTTTGGTTTAGTATGAGTTCTTCAATATCGTCTGAGTTTCCAGCAGTTATTTCAAATTTAGTATTAGGAAATTGTACTCTAAATTTTGCAATTACTTTAGGCATAATATAATTTGCCAAAGTGGTACTCACACCAAAGTTGATTAAATCTGGATGATTTTCATTTTTATGCAAGAATTGATTTTCCATTTCTGCATAAATTTCTAAAATTTTATTGGTGTAAATTAAAAACGCCTTTCCTTCATTTGTTAATTCTATGGAGTTTCTTTTTCTTAAAAATAAGGTAGTTTTATAAGATTCTTCTAAATTTCGTATTGATTTAGAAATAGCTGGCTGAGAAATAAACAATTGTTCAGCAGCTTTTGTAAAACTTAAATATGTTGCAACGGTTTTAAAAATAAGAAGTTTTGTTTTCATCAGCAGTTTAGTCTAAAATAGAATTATCAGTAAAATGAATCTATTATTTCTTTGATAGCCTAAAGGTACGTGTAATCTTATTATTCTATAGTTTGTAAACTGATAATTTTATAACACTGTTTGTAGAATTTATAATAATAAAAAACTCGATACTGTATTAGTATCGAGTTTTTTAAAAATTATTAAAATCCGTTTCCAAGATTCTCTGGAGCTGATGAAGCTTGAGATTTTTGAGGGCTTAAGATCATATAGGTACCTAAGGCTGTTAAAGCAGCATACTTTCCATACTTTCCTATTTCTTTTAGAGCTTCTTTTCTATCTATTTTTTTGTTGTCTTTAATATTCATGTGTTCGTTATTAAGAGGTTAGTCTATAATTATTTTTTTAGAAACTGATTTTCCTTCAGCAGTAACTTTTACAAGGTAAACTCCTTTAGAAAGACCATTTAAATCTAGAGGGCTATATTTTTCTGAAGATTGGTTTTCTTTTAATATAGTTTTACCATTAAGATCAAATAAATCAATTTTTAAAGTTCCAGTGTTTATTCCTTTTATTTGTAAGAAGTTATTCTGATTAAAAATCTGAATTTTTGATACATCATCTGAAATTACACTTAGAGCTTGTGAAGAGATGTGTACATAAAAACGTCCAAAACCACTAGTATCACTACTTAATGTTAATGTGTGTTTTTCTGTATCGCTTAACTCGTAAGAACTACCAGTCTCTTTATCTTCTAAGAAAATTTTTAATCCTTCTGGTAAATTACTATTTAAAGCAGAAAAAGTAATTTCTTCATTCGCTTTTCCTTTAAGGTTTAAAGGAACTATTTGATTTTCGTAATCGTTATTAGGTATAGACTGAATTGTATAATCTTTATCGCTAGAGTTGTCTAATAATTTAGTTGTTAAGTCAAATGCCGATGAATTAAAATTGATAATATCTTTTCCTGCATCAAATCCTATAGTTGCATCTTCAGAAAAGATAATATCTGTATTTACTTTTATAGCTCCTTTTGCAACATAT encodes the following:
- a CDS encoding DUF6796 family protein, whose translation is MLLDKNKIFITGILGILGSVLVGIGEFLLHFSPHIIGNADNYQFFQFVQKNSLITGHFLAVLGVPFYFLGYYHIYKMLEKGNKKLASIVFGLGILAFTIGGFWITSRAFLGTIVHLQNDIDTNIYQEILDNYTLISESLVQILRVIILLLSVFFSITILKGGTYYKKWMAIFNPIVLLISVFTLYFISPQIGKYIAPIAMNVVHFIVFSLSLYQLKKINQLSI
- a CDS encoding response regulator, with the protein product MMNSEYISNPLFENDGTPQELKSGEEFSDLKIIIFSVEDKPYKIQHLYKNIKVDGYVWKNRDGLKELKNAMHAVSTTNQFYISPELNTTVHPKKVLEITDFDVFLIASLSTESLQEEISKSLKKKGCFTSSVNAIEKRLKFLKEHFNASNPTHLVAIAKDFGLV
- a CDS encoding TonB-dependent receptor; translated protein: MRNSFLHSFWGIFLIIGCCNSSFLHAQKIDSTKAVQLKEIFLVTNKEKLKKHFSPVTVQTLSGKTLSRLSNSSVADAIRFFGGVQLKDYGGIGGIKTINVRGMGSQHTGVFYDGVQLGNAQNGQIDLGKYSVQNMEAVSLYQGQRSDLDQSAKSYASSNSIYLKSKTPQFSEGKNSNTNVSLKTGSFGLVNPSVNLDFKINDHLSARLSTEYLNANGKYKFRYTNGSYDTIATRNNADIESFRAEASLHGSNGIKNNWNVKLYHYDSERGLPGAIVANRFKRPQRLWDRNNFLQGAFTNHVNDFYFFVLRGKYAHNYSRYVDPEIIKVDGELDNRYTQEEYYLSMVNTFQVLPFWKLSLATDLQKNTMDANLYRFSYPKRITLLSALAADFNFDKIHIQASLLSTTVDETVLYYEAAEDLQKYSPTIMMNWQPFNSNKFRIRSFYKEIFRQPTFNDLYYTFIGNTFLDPEDATQVNLGFSYQTDFKKTAFDVQADVYKIWIHNKIVAVPGANLFRWSMFNLGKVETTGIETNVKASGSIGKKFKYNTNLSYTYQESIDVTAGASNYGDQIPYIPVHSGSISAMIDYKKLEFNYSFIYTGERYSQKANISSNYLDPWFTHDLSLGKTLLFNQKKLKVLVAVNNVFNQQYAVVKNFPMPGRSYRFTLNFLL
- a CDS encoding YncE family protein: MNKRKLSVQIASALAVVFFFNACSSNENFDDSVNPEVPTEPIVELKGFYLLNEGNMSMNKAALDYMDFETGIYEKEVFRTANPEEVGGLGDVGNDMGIYGSKLYVVVNASNKVEVLDVNTRKKIKQINVDNCRYIKFYNGKAYLTTYLGSIGDPNAVNGKIMEIDTTSLSVTRSVDVGRQPEELVIHNDKIYVANSGGYSPPEYESTVSVVDIASFEETKRIEVDINLHRMQIDSEGDIYVSSRGDYYQTPSKLFVIDTELDEVKQTFDLAVSNMTIFDDIMYIYSTEFSYLTGENTISYNRLDTKTETILTDSFIADEDKALIKIPYGITINPETKDILITDAKDYVTPGTLYCFSSEGAFKWSVETGDIPNKVVFKY
- a CDS encoding PKD-like domain-containing protein — protein: MNKFSQLLKPRVVFLTSCFLVIMASSCTSEIDLFGVPPVIELSEKNNDIEILMGETINFSAIKMNDAEYTEEWSLEGSVTSSTATYDFIPEKTGTYTVTYKSSNNAGVFRNEYTIVVNAVIRPITEESNLYVTTLLDYLPAPGQRINSSIGTLEGAKTLEGKKGMVTLGAWGGTVSYTFDHTVINTEDAADIMMYGNAFSGFAEPGVVWVMQDENANGIADDTWYEIKGSADALEGTIKNYSVTYSRPNEDSEVVTWTDSEGESGVISTKFYPEFITEDSYTITGTLLTDNNIDMSNPSWIKSNAFEYGYADNTPGGDKLDISDAVDNEGNTVNLTGIDFIKVQTGILANMGWLGELSTEVTGIADLNMLDN
- a CDS encoding YeiH family protein codes for the protein MKTTFPKIIFFLIIIFALFSPMNSPTALLLGFVFAIIFKSPFKSKSYKAIHILLKVAVVGLGFGMLLKETLATSKQAFSLTFFSIFLTVSLGLILTKLLKLDKKLGHLVTSGTSICGGSAIAAISPVIKANSKTISIALGLVFLLNSIALFVFPAIGHFLHLSQEQFGLWCAIAIHDTSSVVGAALSYGDEALRIATTVKLSRTLWIIPLAILSMFIFKTKGEKISIPYFILLFVVAIFINSYHLIPTAITSEIVFYSKRTLVVTLFLVGTTISIKDLKSTGIKPIILALSLWIFISIFSLIYITQ
- a CDS encoding LysR family transcriptional regulator, which gives rise to MKTKLLIFKTVATYLSFTKAAEQLFISQPAISKSIRNLEESYKTTLFLRKRNSIELTNEGKAFLIYTNKILEIYAEMENQFLHKNENHPDLINFGVSTTLANYIMPKVIAKFRVQFPNTKFEITAGNSDDIEELILNQTLNFGIIEGKNTNRKLQFSKFMKDEIVLVTNAKNNTFKKGVISLEVLQKIPFIMRELGSGTKEIVVEHLNKYHIKKLNTVVTLNSTEAIKNYLLNSDNFAFISIHAISEELTNNKLKIIDVKDFSIDRWFYFVSRTGYQSNLMSYFEKYTLNNYNF